CAGCTCCTTGGAGGTTTGGAAATCACTGGCAACAGTGAGTGGTAGGAAGTGAATCTGCTTAATAATGATTAAtcataatagtaataatagtaataacgCTTAGCACTAGTACAGGGCTTTGGAAAGCTGAAGCACCGCATGGCTGCTGGCTAATCCTCTAGGATTAATGGTTCCCGGAGGAAAACGCAGGGCAGCGAACGCCTGCGTGGTGCTGGTTTGGTATTGGGAGGGTGGTGCGGAGCACGGGGCTGGCTTTTTGGGACTCACCCTGGAGCTGAGACCTGGAGCAGCTCAGTGCATAGGTAATGCGTAGGCTCAGGACCCTCCTTTCTGCCAGCCTGTGTGTGCACTGGGGGTGGCATAAATGCGGGAGAGAGAtgttccctgctgcttttccaaggGAAATTGGGCCTTTGCATTTGTAGCATCAGAAAGCTTTGTGTGTTCCCCCCCACCAGTCAGACCTTGCACAGTCCCTGGGTACCCCAAGGTGGTTCTGGGTACCCCAAGGTGGTCCTGGGTACCCCAATGCAAGGTCCTGGGAGCCCCGAGGCAAGGTCCTGGGAGCCCCAAGGTGAGGTCCTGGGTGCCCCACGGTAAGGTTCTGGGTACCCCAGGCAGTCTCTGGACGCTTGCCAAGTTCCCAGCCTCTACCCACAGGAGGCAAAACATTCAGCGCAGCCTTCTACcagggcagatttttttttttccttttaattaaattgtctGAGAAAGCCAAGACACAGACAGAAAGAGACTGAGACTGTAAATAACataggagagagagagggagagagagagagagagaactgattGACAGAGGTGTAAATGCCAGGTGGAGCCGtacagaggaagaggaggaggaagaggcgaGCAAAGCTTCACGTTAGCTCCAGGATCACTGTTAGGGTGAGTGCCAAAACTAGTCTGAAGCTGCGGTGGCCGGTAACTGAACCTAGgcagggggagaaaagggaaaaagagttTACAGAGCCACAAATTGATGTTCGGCTTCCAAGTGGGACAGGGCCAGCACCTCTTGGTTTTGGGTTCCCCCTCCTCTGGCCACCACTCACCGTTGGAGTCCTCTGTTCCACGGGGGATATTTGGGTTTTCTaatggagagaagcagcagagaggtgGGTTAGGAGGGACCGGGGGAGTGGGCACGCAGGGAGGGGATGAGGCAGCGGTGCCATACCAAAGACGATGAGGCGGGTGTGGGTGTCGGTGGAGCCCAGGGGGTTCTGCGCGGTGCAGCGGTACATGGAACCGTTGAGCTCGGCCGGTACCcgctccagcaccagctccttCCCAGCGTGTTCGGTGCTGCCATCCAGGAGCCGGCTCCCCACACGGGTCCATGTGAAGAGGGGCTCAGGGAAGACTTCGTTCTGCACGCAGGGGACACCAGCATGGGGACCGTGACCCTTGAGCCAAGGCCACCCCTGTCCCGGCTTGGTGGCCACAGCGCACCCTTGAAGCGCTGGTGTGAATGCAGGGACCCCGTGACCCCATGGGGATGGGGGACGGCATCACTGCGTGGGGACACTGACCTGGAAGCCCTGCACCAAGATGCGAACGGTGTCTCCAACGCGGGCTCTAGTTGGGGTCATGGTGATCTTCGGGCCCTTGGGAGCGACTGCAACAAAAAGGGACAGGGAGAAAAGGGGCGTCAGCCCCTGGCTGGGGTTAACGAGGGTTTGCTCAATGGCGGGGGGTGTGAGGAGGCTGAAGGCTGGATACTTGATGGACAGACTGCAGGCTGGCCAAATGACTGAGGGACAGGGGGCACGTAGCCTGCAGGCTAACGAATGGGCCAGCAGGCTTGATAGATGGCTGCTATGGGCTGCATTGATGGCCAAGGACGTACTTCCCAGCCAAAACAGGGGTGGGCTGGTTTGATGCAAGGGGCATGGAGGTGGACACCTCAGGAAAGTGTCCCCAGGATGAGGTAGCCTTGGAGAGACAGTCACAAAGCTCCAAGGGCATGAAATGCCAAACACAGCCTTGCAAAGAGGGgggacccccccctccccatgccaGCCTTGGGGCTGGGGAAAGGGCTCTTGGCTGTACCTGTGCCTAAATCCAGGGCTCACCTTGATGACTTTGGTGCTGGGGAGAGACCAGTCCGCCAGTCCCCACCCTCTGTGTTGCACAGCATCACCCCTGTATTGCCCTTTTTTTGGGTGCCCAGCTCATACTCGggatatacacacatatatatatatttatcatacTATTTATATATGATGAAGGGGTTAATGGGAGACCTGCTGGGTCAGTCCAAAACCTCTGCATTGATGGTGGTGATGGGACACACAGGCTGGAGGCATCTTAAGGGGTGAGGAACTGATCCCGACCAGATGTGGGGGACAGTGTGGGGTGAGCTTTGCCATTACAGGTattggagctgctggggctgaagcCAGTCCTGGACTTGTGTGCAGGGCAGGATGATGCCCAGTGCAGgagttttaatatatttctgaattgtTACGTGCAGTCTGGGGTCCTTAATGGAGGTGAGGGGGTGGTGGGAGGGCTCCCAATTAGCAagcaagaaatgtaaaaaaaagcaaaaagtaaaaaaaacaaaaatataaaatgcaagaaatgcaaaactaagtggagaaaagcaataaatgcaaaaagcaaatatgccaaatgcaaaaaaaaaaaaggctataaatgcaaaaattgcaaaagttgcaataaatgggaaaaaaagcaaaattgcaATAAATcaccctgcccccccccccaaaaaaaagccaagaaatcCCTCCAAACATGGCCACTGCCCTTACCGAGCGTCACCTCCGACTGCATGGGCATGGAGAGTGCCGGGTGCTTCACCTCGCAGCTGAAGAGCGCCTCGTTGTCGATTTGGGGGTTGAGGGTCCAGGTGAGGGTGGCCCGCGCCTCCACCGTGCCATCGCTCACGGGCGCGTGAGTGTGGCGGAAATAGTAGATGGGCTCCGCCACGTGCACCCAGCGCGGGAACTCCCGGCTCACCACAGTTTCGGGGATGGCTTCGGTGGCGGGGCCCCGCTCGGCCgccagcccccgggggggctcaGCAGTGTTGGGGGGGCCGCCCACCCCCCGCATCCCCTTCGGCCGCTGCCAGCGATTTGGGCACCTTGGTGTCATCCAGGTCACGATGCAGGAGGTTGCGTGGTGCCCAGCTCCCCGCTGCGGCCGGCGGCTCCGGCAGCGGGGTGGCCTCGATGGGCTCCCCATCGCGCTTGAAGTACACCTGCAGAGGGGACAGAAGGGACGGTGAGCGCACAGGGACACCGCCAGCCATCTATCCCTTgggcagcagtgcctggggTTGGAGCCCatggctctgcagagggatgcaACGGGGCTAACAGGCAGGTAGGTGCCTTGCTTTGCCTCCAGATCTATTACttctgttatatatatatgtaaaaaaatctatatattaaaaataaaggtgatGGGCTCACCAGTGGGGCAGGCTTGCCGCCGGATACCACGCACACCAAGGTGAAGTTCTGCGCCTGGTAGCGGCTGAAGGGTGCTGGCGTGTCAGCGGCGATCACCGAGATGGACGTCGGTGGAGCTGCGTCACAGATGCAGAGCTGGGGTGTGAGCACAGtatccccccagccccagcatcaccccccccagccccctgaaAATCCCTGGGGTTGTAAACTGGGAAGCTGTGAGCTGGAGGTCAGCCCTTGCTCCATCACTAAAATGCCTTGGTGATGGTTTGAGGATTGGTCATAGACCTTCCAATGGTTCCCCTTCatcctcttccagcagctgggtGCTCACTCACCCATCacttatcatcatcatcatcacttATCATCACCATCATATCATCATCACCATCACATTGCCATCACTGACACACTGTCATCACCATCACATCGTCATCACCACCACATCGTCATTGCCATCACAGCATCATcatggaacaggttgcccagggaggtggtggagtcactgtttCCGcgggtgtttaaggaaaggttggacgtggtgcttagggacagggtttagtgggtgatgtggtggtagggggatggttggaccagatgatcttggaggtcgcttccaaccttaatggttctgtgattctatgatcaccACCCCATCATCATCACCACCACATCGCCATCACCATCACATCATCACCACTGTcgtgaagggcctggaacacaagtcctgtgaggagcagctgagagaactggggttggttaggctggagaagaggaggctcaggagagaccacattgctctctacaactacctgaaaggaaggcgtggggagctgggggtcggcctcttctcacaggtaactagtgataggactagagggaatggcctcaagttgtgccagggggggttcaggttggaaatgaggagacatttcttctcagaaagagcagtcaggcattggaccgggttgcccagggaggtggtggagtcaccattcctgggggtgttcaaggaaagtttggacgtggtgcttagggacacggtttagtgggtgacattggtggtaggggatggttggaccagatgatcttggaggtcttttctgaccttaatgattctatgtttctgtgatCCTCACCATCATCACCACATCACCACCACcctcgcagcagcagcagcgccgcACTCACCCATCACGTTGAGGAATATGTTACCGGATGCCAGGACCACTTTCTCCCGCGTGGCTCGGTCATAAATCCCCACGTGACACTCGTAGGGGCCGTTGTCCGAAATGCGAACCtcggggaggctggggaggagagaggggacTCACTGCCAGCCTCCACCCCGGCTGACCCCATCCACGGCAGGAGGGAGCATCCCGCTGACGGtgttgcttttcagcagcaatgAGCCGCGGATCAATAAACTATTAATAACTGCAAAGGCTTCAGGAGCGAGCTGTGTAATGCGGTTTAGCAGCTGGAGTTTACCGGCACTGACAGCTCCTCGGGAGGGTAAGTAATGGCATTTGTGAAAGGAGAAGCACGCAGGAGGTAAAGGCACCGCTGAGAGCAAAAACCTGCGAACTGCGGACATTAAACACCCGTGAAACGCCAACGTTAAAGGCTCGGATCCTACGGACCCTTCTAGCTGTAGAAAAGAACGGCGAATAAAAAGTATCAAAAGCACAAACTCTGAGCAAACGTGTTCCTGTGCAGGGCATGCTTTGATCTATATGGTATCTagatttttatatgtatttaaaaaaaaggagaggaagagacgCGGGAATGCAGTTGAGGTGGTAATGCTCCAGCCGGCTGCAAAGGAGCTGCCCGGCCATGGAAATTAGGATGTAGCCACCAAGCATCCTCCCAGAGTCATAGCCATGCCAAAACATCATCCGGCTGCCCccagctttccaaaaaaaaaaaaaaattctatccCTAGAAAAGGATTTTCCACAGCACTCAGGTGTGCACCTTGCGGGGCTTCCCCAGCTGAGGGGGAAACACGGCGGCAAGCAAAATTCGGTGGCTCCTTGCCGAAAGCCCCTGGCTGGCCTCCCACGCCTCCTCGCCGTGTGAAAGCCCTGCTAGCGCAAACAAGCCCCGCCAACGCGAGCAGTCGCTTGGCAGCGCCTTTTAATGGACGCGTCGCTCTCAACTAAGCCTCCGCCATCTGTTGCAGCCTCTAATTACCCACGCACGCGCGCTTTGTtagcagagaagaggaaagggagacGCGGTCGGGGCGATTTTGGGCTCTGCTGAGAcagagaggctgcagctgggctgccccGTCACAGTGTCTGCTTCTTGCTGCAGCGGATGAGCCCTTCAAGGTTGCAAGGAGATTTGGGTGCGAAACGGTCCTGATTGGGTCATGTTGAGGTTTCTGCAGCTGTGGTCCGAGAGAGAAGGGCTCCAGCCCTGCaaagccccagggctgccccattGCACcgtgcagccaggctgggaagcCGTGCAGATGCCCGCTGGGAGGTGAGCAGGGATGCCACGCTGCTGGCAGAGCCACAGCCCTAAGACACGTGTCCCCTCTCAAtcctgaactgatttttttttggttttttgcacttttttttttgctgtttgctccTGGGAAACGTCGCTGAGTCCCTGCTTTCCCCATCAGCAGGGAGCCCCCAAATAGGCTTGTTTATCCCCCAGGGAGATTGCCTCTTAAACTCCAATAAGGCCCTGCAAATCCCCCTCAGCTCTCACCCCTGCATGGTACCAACCCCTCTGCAAAGCGAGTCAGATGGAGGCTACCAAAAACCACTGAAATGCCACTAAACACACTCAAAAACCAACGTCACAGGCTGCTGAAGCAGCCACTAAAGCCGAAAGAGGCAGGGATTGACCCTCCCAAAAAGCATCAAGCCAATGATTCAGAAAATGGGCTCTTTTCATACCCTCCGAGGAACAGCTCCTCTCCCCCTGGGCACGAGGCAtgttgctgttttcctctgaaaaaggcAACCAAGTGCAAATACTTTTAGTGCAaacatcctgggctgcatggTAATTCAGACAATTCGCAAGCACCGCACCGACAATTACCGATGCTTTTAAGTGCTCGGTCCTAGGGCAGCAAAATTTTCTGCTCACAAATTCTATTAGTTCTACAATACgtggaaagagagaggaaaaaaaaaaaaaaaggaggtttcTGAGCCATAAAGACAGCAGGCTGTTTTGCAGGCTGCTAGGTGCGACGTGCCCAAAAGCAGGTGACTTCAGCACACCCTCACCCCCGTGGGACAGCTCTTGGGATGCATGTAGTCGGGGTCTTGCTCCGTGTGTGGGGATGTTTTGCTCTGGTTTAactccctgccctgcaggacaGCAGTGGTTAAATCCAGAGCTGGGCAGAAGTGCTGGTtttacagcaggaaaacaaggtTGTCGAATTTGGGAATATGTAATCCATTAGCGAAGCCCCTGAAACGTCCTCCAACAGTAATTAGTCATGTCAGAAATTTGCACAACAACCAACTGAGCGGctcagcacagcctgtgctACGTGGGGAAGCAAAACTTGAGGAGTGGAGCATCCCCTGAGCATGCTCTGAGCATCTCCTGGACATCCCCTGAGCAACCTCCTTACATCTTTAGCAACTTGTTTGCACCCCTGAACATCCCCCTGAGCAACCTCAGAGCATCATCCTCTGAGCCTCCTGAGCATCCTCTGAGCATTTCCTCAGCATCCCTCCGAGCAACCCCTGTGCATCTCCTGAGCATCCTTTGAGCagctcctgagcctcctctgaCCATCTCATctccagccctgctttcctgcttACTTTCCACTCTATATTCACATTTATTCCCATGCAGCCATCTAATGCACTTACTCCTACTTATGACAAAGTTCcaaatataacagaaaaaaaaaaacaggaaaaaaattaaaaaaattcaaattgaaaaaattagaaagaataTAATTCTTGCACACAGCTGGGCATGCATGCTCATCCAAGGGATGAACCATGTCAAACCCTTTCCAAACCGTATCGTGGACTTTCGCAGGCATGAAGCACCGTGTTGCCTCGAGGAAACAACTGTATTTTCCCCATCACACACAGGGACTTTATTACCCGGCACTGGGGAAAATTAGCTTTGAAATACGATTAGcaaattctaatttaaaaaggaaacagagacaaaaaattgtgaaaataaatacttcgCCCCAGCCTTTTTGGCTTAAATTAAGTCTCCCCCTGACACTTTTTTTCAAGctccagttttgtttttataacacCAGCAATAAAGCAAGTGTGTAATTAGTAATAAAGCTGACACTCCTGCAAGTGACTTCATACttggaagaaatgcaaagacGAGCTTTCATGCTGcctgctatatatatatattattttttttccagacctgtttttctctgctcatTTCCACCTCTGGAACTCTCCACCAATGTTGTCTTTTTCCCCCAGGGACAGGCAGACTGTGGGGACAGACCCTGGATATTTGGCGACAGTGCATTAAAATATGACAATTTATTTGTAGCGATTGCAGTgcagcaaacacagcaaaaatagaGGTGATTTCTCAGCGCATGCAATTATTCTCATTAGCAAAATCCCTTGATTACAGCAACCAGGGCCAACAAATCCCCATGGAAGGCCAAAGAGGACGAGTATTGACTTAATACCCTCAACCACCCCAAAGTGGggtaaaatttcaaaaaaaaaaaaaaaaaaaaaaaggctttaaaaagcaGCTGGCACATTGAAGGAGGTGACATTAGAGCAGGGCAAAAGCATGAGGACAACTTACCGCACCGTGGACTGGTAGACCAGATCCTCCCTCTTCCTGTAATTCTCCATGTGCGAGAAATTGGTGGAAAACATGGCATCAAAGGTGAAGATCTTCTGCTTGATGGTGCCGCCATCGGTGACCTGCAAATAAAAACCCAACtgtgagagaaagcaaaaacctTGCGTTTCTGCCCGGTTATTGCTGCACCAGGGACAGATATCACATCAccaacccccagctccagccGTTCCCTGGGGTTGTGTGGTGGTGGTCTTactcagctgagcagctgagctccacctcaGTCGCTCTCTCACtgcccctcctcaaagggaagggggagaaaatacgatggaaggggctcaagggttgagataaggacaggaagatcgctcaacaattattgtaatgggcaaaacagactcagagtagggagatttgtaaaatttattgcctattactagcaagctagagaagtgagaaacaaaggaaagaaaccaaaaacaccttccccccatccaccctcttccacctcctcgccctgagcagcgcaggggaacgggggaataGGGCCTGTGGTCAGTGCAGAACACTTCATCACCGGCTGCTCCTTCATAatccctctctgcccctgctccgcgtggggtccctccccacgggatgccgtcctttcccgaactgatcctgcgtgggctgcccacaggcgGCACCTCTTCAAGAAATGCTCCAATATGGGCTtcgtaccacggggtccatccgtcaggagcaaactgcttcaacctgggtcccccacgggtggcagctccccccagaccccctgctcctgcttgggctcctctccatggctgcagctccagcccgggcctgctcctgcgggggctctccacaggccgcggcctcctccaggccacatccacctgctccaccgggggctcctccgcgggctgcagcgtggagatctgctccatgtgggacccatgggctgcagggggacagcctgctccaccaggggcctctccatccacaggccgcaggggaactgctgctgtgagcctggagcacctcctgcctcctgctgcactcaccttgggggctgcagagaggtttctcactcctccctGACCCAGAcgctgctgtgcagcaggttGCTTTCCCTTTCTTAGGTGGGCTCTCACACAGGCGTAAACATCATCCTTTTTGTCTCAGTTCTGGGCAGCAGCGGGTCCCTCTGGAGCCTCCTGGAACcggcccttatctaacatggggcagctgctgcattCTCCTCGCAGAGgacacccctgcagccccccgctaccAGAACCTGTCCACGTAAACCCAAGACAAGACACCGAGCGAGCCTCCCTGATTCCCAGCAGGTGGGTCAGGCTGGGAACCCAGGCCAGTGCCCAGCAGACtctcctgggccttgaaaagcaagccTTATGGGGACATTGCACCCAGAAAGAACGGAGTCACACAACaggactcatttccaaaaccGCCTCATAGACACCTGGGCCAAAGAGCAGGGCCTTGAGCGGGCATATCACAATGACAGAGTTCATTTCCTTCCCAGTAGCTGGCATGTGCCGTTTTTTGGCATTTCGGGGCTACAGCGTGCTGCTAAGAGGGATGTCTTAGCTCTTGCAGGGCAGTGCTTCCACTAAGGCAAGGACTTTTCTGCATCTTCTACTGCCCTGCAAGCGAGGATGCTTGGGGCACACgggaagctgggaggggacacagctgcAGGGATTCCATAAGACACAAGCAAATGCAGACTTGGCTTGGTGACACTTTCTGTTGATTACTGCTCAACACAAATTACCTCGAGCAAGTCTACCGTGACGACTAAAGGAAAGAGACGTGTGGATGCTGCTAAGCTCTTCTAGATTGTACCAGGTAGCAAAGATACCTCTGCAGCAGGCGTGAAGAGGATAGCACTAATTAATTAGAGGAGAAGTGGAGGAAAGGCACTTAGAGGTAGTGAAAATCAGTTAATGGGATGTTCCGGGGAAGCTTCAGTCTGCCTAAGGAGTAGCAAGAACAAGCCTAAAGTCCTAGCCAAATACAAGAAAGAGAGGAGGACACGCAGCACGAGCAGCTTCCGAGAGAAAGGAGCTCTGTTTTGGGTAAAAATCAGTCCCTTTTTCTATCATTGAGACATCCAAGGGCGTAGGACACCAGCACTTCAGGGAACCAAGAGATGCTGTGCATTTCTCTCGTCCCCCTGACACAGCCACTAGGTGACGATGCTTCCAATTCTCTTTAAAGAAACCTTGCTTTCTCAGGCCCAGGTGTCCAGCTGCACACCAAGGACGTCCCTGGCTCCCAGGCGCGGTTCCCAGGCCGAAGGCCGAGCTCCCCTCCGAACCCCCATTCCAGCAGACCTTGCTCCTGGCATTGTGGAGCAGCCATTTCACGTCAGCCTTTTCTCCTGGCAGTCAGCTTACCGCCGTAACCTCTGCCATCGGGGCGCCCGAGAGCCGTGTGAGGTCAGCAGAGAGTCACTGTCAGCCTTTGAGCTCCCAAAGGTGGGTGGCCGTAAGTGCCCTGAGCGTCCAGCTCGCATTGAGTACTGCTGGTGGCACTCGAGGCGTGGACGTCTGGATGGTGGAATGGGAGACGCCGATGTCCTGCTGCTGGAACGAGAGACGCTGatgtgctgctggtgcaggaggagACTTGAAGGTGCTGCTGCTTAGAGGTGCTGAGGAGCCGGCAGCCTCCGTCCCGGTGGCTGAGCATGCTACTCTTAATTAGTGCTCTACCCTTCCTATCTTTTTACTAAGGTGGATAGAGAGAAATGCACATATCTGTTTATTTCCTGGTAAGAAATGTAAGAGCCTTGTATCTGCATATTCACCAGATTCATCCCAGCGCCCTTGGTACTGGGGATCTGTGTTGATCTGTAATAAAGAGCAATCGGTAGCACACCAAGTCTCCGTGACCTTGCATCTAACAGAATCGTCCAAATCCCCGTTGTGATCTCTCTATAGCTGTGGGCTGGCTAAGCTGTCTGTTGGATGGTGACAATGGGAAATGATTGGGATGGGAAATGATGAGTGGGCCGAGAGATCATTGCTGGGATGGGAAGACTTCCTTGGGGTGGGAAGCCATTGGGATAGGAAATCAAAGGGATGGGAAATCTTCCCTGGGTTTGAAATCATTGGGAAGCAAAAGCATTGGGATGGGAAATCACTCCCGGGATGGGAAAGTATTGGGATGGGAAGTGTTTAATGGGGCGGGTAACATTCACTGGGCAAGGAAGTACTTGGAAAAGTAATCAGAGAGATGGGAATTCTTTGGGATGAGATCTCTTTGGATTAAGAAACGCTTCGTGTCGATGGGAAATATCTCGTATGGGACTCTGTTATCATGTGAAATTGTAAGGATGGGAAATGACCGTTAGGATGAAAAGCTGGTACTGGGACGGGAAACGCTTGGGACGGGAAAGTGTTGGTGTGAAACCGTCCTGGGCATGGCAAATGATGCGTGGGAGGGAAAGCCTGATGGGGATGGAAAAGTCTTGCGATGGGAAGCCTGCTTGGGTCCAAAGCCTGCAGTCCTCACCAAGATGGCGGCCAGGGGCTGGTCAGCCGTTGGGACGGAACCCCCGTTGCCCGGGCTCCCCAACCGACCGCCCCACTCTCCAGCCACCATGGCAGGTACAGCAGCCGGCTCCCGCTCCTCCCGGGGCTGCGGCCCTGCTGGCGAGCCCAGCGCCCCAGATCTCACCCCAGCGCCCTTTTTCCCACAGAGGGTTTCCCCAGACGGCTTCCGCGGTTTCCGCAGACGCAAAACTCCCCCTTCGTCGTCCCAGCCGTGCCGCCAACGgtggctgcctggctgctgccctccctccccggAGCGACGGCGCTGcccttgcagcccccccaggTACCCACCCTCCCCTACGCGCTGCCCCAGGCCACCGTCTGGCACGTGGTGCCGGGGGTCCAGGgccaggtgctgcagctccccgcCGGGgtgcagctgccagctgggggGCACCTCCCACCCGAGGGGCACCACCTGCAGCTTGGGCAGCTCCCCGCCGtggggcagctccctgctgtggggcagctccCCCACACCGCTCCTCCGTGTGCCCCCGTCTACCAGTGGGGACAGCCCGTGGTGACGGGGACGGTGCTGCCCCAGGATCCCCTCTGGTTGGGGCCCGGGGCCGTGCTCCATGGGGAGCTCCTGCACCCCGCAggcacctgcctgctgcaggccccTGCCCACCCCGGCCCCCCACCACTCCTCGTCCCGGGGCCTCCGCTGCGGGGGCAGGCGCTCCCCGCGCCCCGCACCCTGACCAGCAGCCGGGGGCAGCTGCCGGAGCCCTGCGACCACGCCGTGGGGCTCAGCGAGGACCAGGGGcccccgctgcccggccccacTCCCCCCGAGCCTGCCCAGGCTCCAACGACCGCCAGCACCCAGACGGTGACGCCCGACGGTGAGTTTGGGGCTGGCACAGCCGGCCGGTGGGCGCCCCACACCCAGGAGCCGTGGGAAAGCTGGCATCGCCCATCCTGGGggatttgcttgctttttcctcagCGGCGACAGTTGCAGAGGTGCCTGAGGAGCCCCTGGAGCTGCTTGAGCTGGGCCCCGATGCCTTCGCCGAGGCCTTTCCCCACCTGGCAggggacagccagcagctgcagcacctgcaggacCAGCTCCCGGCCGACCTGGACATCTCCGGCTTGgaggagctgctcagctggcTCGATGCCGTGGAGCCCCAGGACGCCTtccccggtgtccccagcagTCCTGTGCTCGGCCGCTTCCTCTCTGAGCTGCCCGACCTCTCCGAGGACATCGAGGAGCCGAGCGCACAGGGACTGGCAGCCACCAGAGCGCTGGGTGAGGTACCCTCAACCCCTGGGGTGCACCCCGAGAAGGTGCAGGGTGGGCGGTCGGTGCAGCCCCCTGCTGTGCCGGCAGTGAGCTCCCCCCTCAAGCCTGCAGCCAGTCCCCAGCTCAGTGCCCTCAGGAGACCCCTGCCCAACCCTCCCTTCACTCTCCCCAAAAGG
This window of the Cygnus olor isolate bCygOlo1 chromosome 21, bCygOlo1.pri.v2, whole genome shotgun sequence genome carries:
- the IGSF21 gene encoding LOW QUALITY PROTEIN: immunoglobulin superfamily member 21 (The sequence of the model RefSeq protein was modified relative to this genomic sequence to represent the inferred CDS: deleted 1 base in 1 codon), whose amino-acid sequence is CDICPWCSNNRAETQGFCFLSQLGFYLQVTDGGTIKQKIFTFDAMFSTNFSHMENYRKREDLVYQSTVRLPEVRISDNGPYECHVGIYDRATREKVVLASGNIFLNVMAPPTSISVIAADTPAPFSRYQAQNFTLVCVVSGGKPAPLVYFKRDGEPIEATPLPEPPAAAGSWAPRNLLHRDLDDTKVPKSLAAAEGDAGGGRPPNTAEPPRGLAAERGPATEAIPETVVSREFPRWVHVAEPIYYFRHTHAPVSDGTVEARATLTWTLNPQIDNEALFSCEVKHPALSMPMQSEVTLVAPKGPKITMTPTRARVGDTVRILVQGFQNEVFPEPLFTWTRVGSRLLDGSTEHAGKELVLERVPAELNGSMYRCTAQNPLGSTDTHTRLIVFENPNIPRGTEDSNGSVTGHRSFRLVLALTLTVILELT
- the LOC121058430 gene encoding basic proline-rich protein-like — its product is MANDAWEGKPDGDGKVLRWEACLGPKPAVLTKMAARGWSAVGTEPPLPGLPNRPPHSPATMAEGFPRRLPRFPQTQNSPFVVPAVPPTVAAWLLPSLPGATALPLQPPQVPTLPYALPQATVWHVVPGVQGQVLQLPAGVQLPAGGHLPPEGHHLQLGQLPAVGQLPAVGQLPHTAPPCAPVYQWGQPVVTGTVLPQDPLWLGPGAVLHGELLHPAGTCLLQAPAHPGPPPLLVPGPPLRGQALPAPRTLTSSRGQLPEPCDHAVGLSEDQGPPLPGPTPPEPAQAPTTASTQTVTPDAATVAEVPEEPLELLELGPDAFAEAFPHLAGDSQQLQHLQDQLPADLDISGLEELLSWLDAVEPQDAFPGVPSSPVLGRFLSELPDLSEDIEEPSAQGLAATRALGEVPSTPGVHPEKVQGGRSVQPPAVPAVSSPLKPAASPQLSALRRPLPNPPFTLPKRPPPP